The Halorientalis sp. IM1011 genome window below encodes:
- a CDS encoding DUF58 domain-containing protein, translating to MRPTWRTVGVVGVAVGSILMASASGARALNALAAPALIALLVSVLQVYRAGRPEIDREDPAPGHPGESRTVALTVDGGALARVTDAVPPGVAAEGNDRRVTLPATVEYEIELGARGAWDLGPPRVVVTDVLGLFVRSFEPEGSATALVYPPLVDLREDDAVARLLGQETATDRQAFDTIREYAPGDPLRDVHWKSSAKHSGDDLVVKQFVSEQRESTLSIAAGATTGHDDAMASAAASLAVLALDRGLSVGVACPAGEVSPGRGRAQRRRVLELLARTGSGQPARPAREGADVVLTADDEGVTATIDGQDHRLSIGSTPPESPADDGERAQATADRDKSDSDGIGDAAVGTPTAEREVSR from the coding sequence ATGAGACCGACCTGGCGCACCGTCGGCGTGGTCGGCGTGGCCGTCGGGTCGATCCTGATGGCGTCCGCCTCGGGTGCCCGGGCGCTGAACGCGCTGGCCGCGCCCGCGCTGATCGCACTGCTCGTGAGCGTCCTCCAGGTGTACCGCGCCGGCCGGCCGGAGATCGACCGCGAGGACCCCGCCCCCGGCCATCCCGGCGAGTCACGTACCGTCGCGTTGACCGTCGACGGTGGGGCGCTCGCGCGGGTGACCGACGCCGTACCGCCGGGCGTAGCGGCCGAGGGGAACGACCGCCGGGTGACGCTCCCGGCCACCGTCGAGTACGAGATCGAACTCGGGGCGCGGGGCGCGTGGGACCTCGGACCGCCACGCGTCGTCGTGACCGACGTGCTCGGCCTGTTCGTGCGCTCCTTCGAACCCGAGGGGAGCGCGACGGCGCTGGTCTACCCGCCGCTCGTGGACCTGCGCGAGGACGACGCCGTCGCGCGCCTGCTCGGTCAGGAGACGGCGACCGACCGGCAGGCCTTCGACACGATCCGGGAGTACGCGCCGGGCGACCCGCTCCGGGACGTCCACTGGAAATCCAGCGCCAAGCACAGCGGGGACGACCTCGTCGTCAAGCAGTTCGTCAGCGAGCAACGCGAGTCGACGCTCTCGATCGCGGCGGGGGCCACGACGGGCCACGACGACGCGATGGCGTCGGCCGCGGCCAGTCTCGCGGTGCTGGCGCTCGATCGGGGCCTGTCGGTCGGAGTAGCCTGTCCAGCCGGCGAGGTGTCGCCCGGTCGGGGGCGCGCCCAGCGGCGACGCGTCCTCGAACTGCTCGCGCGCACGGGTTCGGGACAGCCGGCCCGACCGGCCCGGGAGGGGGCGGACGTGGTCCTCACCGCCGACGACGAGGGCGTGACCGCGACCATCGACGGACAGGATCACCGGCTCTCTATCGGCTCCACACCGCCGGAATCACCCGCTGACGACGGCGAGCGGGCGCAGGCGACGGCGGACAGGGATAAAAGTGACAGCGACGGTATCGGCGACGCCGCAGTCGGAACCCCAACGGCCGAACGGGAGGTGTCGCGATGA
- a CDS encoding MoxR family ATPase, whose protein sequence is MTDADTSTVGQEADEGVEAAGALARRVAENVGEVIVGHDAEIEHILTAVLGRGHVLLEDVPGVGKTMLARSIAASFDGSFKRVQFTPDLLPSDITGVNVYNQKTGEFDFRPGPVFANVVLGDEINRAPPKTQSALLEAMEEQQVTVDGETHEMPDPFTVIATQNTVERDRTYELPMAELDRFMKKLHLGYPDTDEEAEMLGRVVGDHPIEDLSPVATLGDLQAARTAVSRVTVEEPVRGYVTRLAEYTREQAQLGVSPRGSIALLRAAQARAALAGRSYVIPDDVQTEARAIMPHRVQTATGERTGEEVVAETLSTVPVE, encoded by the coding sequence ATGACTGACGCAGACACATCGACGGTAGGACAGGAGGCAGACGAGGGCGTCGAGGCAGCCGGCGCGCTCGCCCGCCGAGTCGCCGAGAACGTCGGCGAGGTGATCGTCGGCCACGACGCGGAGATCGAACACATCCTCACCGCGGTGCTGGGCCGCGGGCACGTCCTGCTGGAGGACGTCCCCGGCGTCGGCAAGACGATGCTCGCCCGCTCCATCGCCGCCTCCTTCGACGGCTCGTTCAAACGCGTGCAGTTCACGCCGGACCTGTTGCCCTCCGACATCACCGGCGTCAACGTCTACAACCAGAAGACCGGCGAGTTCGACTTCCGGCCCGGCCCGGTGTTCGCCAACGTCGTGCTGGGCGACGAAATAAATCGCGCACCACCCAAGACCCAGAGCGCCCTGCTGGAGGCCATGGAGGAACAGCAGGTCACCGTCGACGGCGAGACCCACGAGATGCCCGATCCCTTCACCGTGATCGCGACCCAGAACACGGTCGAGCGCGACCGGACCTACGAGCTCCCGATGGCCGAACTCGACCGGTTCATGAAGAAACTCCACCTCGGCTACCCCGACACCGACGAGGAGGCCGAGATGCTCGGCCGCGTGGTGGGGGACCACCCCATCGAGGACCTCTCGCCGGTGGCCACGCTCGGGGACCTCCAGGCCGCCCGGACGGCGGTCAGCAGAGTCACCGTCGAGGAGCCGGTCCGGGGCTACGTCACTCGGCTCGCCGAGTACACCCGTGAACAGGCCCAGCTGGGCGTGAGTCCACGGGGATCCATCGCGCTCCTGCGGGCGGCTCAGGCGCGGGCGGCGCTCGCGGGCCGGAGCTACGTGATTCCCGACGACGTGCAGACGGAAGCGCGGGCGATCATGCCCCACCGGGTCCAGACGGCGACGGGCGAGCGGACCGGCGAGGAAGTCGTCGCCGAGACGCTTTCGACCGTTCCGGTAGAATGA
- a CDS encoding 5,10-methylenetetrahydromethanopterin reductase, with protein MKAIELTPEHPIEEVTELAVTAERVGFDTVLASCHYFNRDPYVALDRIAAATDEVALGPAAANPYDTHPVALASRVATIQEVSDGRAVFGVGPGDRSTLSALGVDREKPLRRVLETFKVAQDLWAGESVDIDGTFRAADADLEYEVAGEIPVYVGAQGPHMIRMAAKHADGVLYNGSHPRDMAWAAEQVEEGLDERPDERGEFDFAAYASVSVADEEAAAREAARPPVAFIAGGAAPPVLDRHDLDRERAEEIGGAIEAGEFTEAFGLVSEAMIDAFCIAGTPEQVENEVEAVMEYADSFVVGAPLGPDLERAVELAGRVLN; from the coding sequence ATGAAGGCAATCGAACTCACCCCCGAGCATCCGATCGAAGAGGTTACCGAACTCGCAGTCACCGCCGAACGGGTCGGCTTCGACACCGTGCTGGCGTCCTGTCACTACTTCAACCGCGATCCCTACGTCGCGCTGGACCGGATCGCGGCGGCCACCGACGAGGTGGCGCTGGGCCCGGCGGCGGCCAACCCCTACGACACACACCCCGTGGCACTCGCCTCCCGGGTCGCGACGATCCAGGAGGTCAGCGACGGCCGCGCCGTCTTCGGCGTCGGGCCCGGCGACCGGTCTACCCTGTCGGCGCTGGGCGTCGACCGCGAGAAACCACTCCGTAGAGTGCTGGAGACGTTCAAAGTCGCACAGGACCTGTGGGCCGGCGAGTCGGTCGACATCGACGGCACCTTCCGGGCGGCCGACGCCGACCTCGAATACGAAGTCGCGGGCGAGATTCCGGTCTACGTCGGCGCGCAGGGGCCACACATGATCCGGATGGCCGCGAAACACGCCGACGGCGTCCTCTACAACGGCTCACACCCTCGCGATATGGCCTGGGCGGCCGAACAGGTCGAGGAGGGACTGGACGAGCGGCCCGACGAACGGGGCGAGTTCGACTTCGCGGCCTACGCGAGCGTCAGCGTCGCCGACGAGGAAGCGGCCGCCCGGGAGGCCGCCCGGCCACCGGTCGCGTTCATCGCCGGCGGCGCGGCCCCGCCCGTACTGGACCGTCACGATCTGGATCGGGAGCGGGCGGAGGAGATCGGCGGGGCCATCGAGGCCGGCGAGTTCACGGAGGCGTTCGGGCTGGTGAGCGAGGCGATGATCGACGCGTTCTGTATCGCGGGCACGCCCGAGCAGGTCGAGAACGAGGTCGAGGCCGTCATGGAGTACGCGGACAGTTTCGTCGTCGGCGCACCCCTCGGCCCGGATCTGGAGCGGGCGGTCGAACTCGCGGGCCGGGTCCTCAACTGA
- a CDS encoding coenzyme F420-0:L-glutamate ligase, translating to MEVFAVPGLPEIRPGDDLAGLIERQVRLRPDDVVVVASTVVSKAEGRTADLSDFEPGARAREIAERLTDLTGEEKDPRFAQAVLEESESLLLSAPFLLTKTQFGHVTVNAGIDRSNVPDADLLLLPEDPGASAQALSEALDRPVIVSDTSGRPFRHGQRGVAVGWAGLPASRDWRGEADRDGRELGVTVQSVVDELAAASNLVAGEGGGGTPATVVRDWQFGEHAGSDDLFRDRADDLVRQALEAWEYP from the coding sequence ATGGAGGTGTTCGCGGTCCCGGGATTGCCGGAGATCCGGCCGGGCGACGATCTGGCCGGACTGATCGAGCGGCAGGTCCGGCTCCGGCCCGACGACGTGGTGGTCGTAGCCAGCACGGTCGTCTCGAAGGCAGAGGGGCGGACGGCCGATCTCTCGGATTTCGAACCGGGCGCACGCGCCCGCGAGATCGCCGAGCGCCTGACGGACCTGACCGGCGAGGAGAAAGACCCCCGGTTCGCACAGGCAGTGCTGGAGGAGAGCGAGTCGCTGTTGCTGTCGGCTCCGTTCTTGCTCACCAAGACGCAGTTCGGCCACGTGACTGTCAACGCGGGCATCGACCGGTCGAACGTGCCCGACGCCGACCTCCTCTTGCTGCCCGAAGACCCCGGCGCGAGCGCGCAGGCCCTGTCCGAGGCGCTGGATCGGCCGGTGATCGTCTCGGACACGTCGGGTCGACCGTTCCGGCACGGCCAGCGGGGCGTCGCGGTCGGCTGGGCCGGGTTGCCCGCCAGCCGCGACTGGCGGGGCGAGGCGGACCGCGACGGCCGGGAACTCGGCGTCACGGTCCAGTCGGTCGTCGACGAACTCGCGGCAGCGAGCAACCTCGTGGCCGGCGAGGGCGGCGGCGGCACGCCGGCGACCGTCGTCCGCGACTGGCAGTTCGGCGAGCACGCCGGCAGCGACGACCTGTTCCGGGACCGGGCGGACGACCTGGTCCGGCAGGCACTGGAAGCGTGGGAATACCCATGA
- a CDS encoding DUF4393 domain-containing protein, which produces MSEFDDGERKPGDTEPDGGDSADWVSEIARETEGTADADTGDALDPSSVVRLFDILGVATDERDLGREQVDQLLDVLEASIVTPTPLDPGETERLLSVLESAVVDPADPDATEEALSVLNTAIVDPAGASATETDGVLSVLESAMTDPTVAQEGVEEAFTMFDAALATLTDPSDDSEEVLSTLDSTVTSLLDPSVDTDELVTSLDDAVADMADPATDSGDALASVDSVMSHLLAPDGADEDKFSPPDLDGDDHPALSTAGDLDDSFRVARIGAAALQRSSGYSVRSGVRTGPRLVRAAATSESMVDMVEEVRSITLDELDRLGVDTPVENDETDVERTTTSLPADKDRLQRRGARLMEASADVDYVEEVHPAYASILDQIAPDEVRILRLLATEGRQPSMDVRDVGWVPISSELVAAGMTMIGNEAGCQHLDRVHAYLNNLKRLGLIWFSDEPVEDLNEYQILQAQPDVQEAIEEAKRAKLIRRSIHLTPFGVDFCREVLPIEVVVETAAGVYETPEAPASREVPDRPAMPEDATRETLDAGDPSDRE; this is translated from the coding sequence ATGAGCGAATTCGACGACGGCGAACGGAAACCGGGCGACACCGAACCGGACGGTGGGGACAGCGCCGACTGGGTATCAGAGATCGCACGCGAAACCGAGGGGACCGCCGACGCCGACACCGGCGACGCGCTCGATCCGTCCTCGGTCGTGCGCCTGTTCGACATCCTCGGGGTGGCCACCGACGAGCGCGACCTCGGACGGGAGCAGGTCGACCAGTTGCTCGACGTGCTGGAAGCGTCCATCGTCACGCCGACGCCGCTCGATCCGGGCGAGACCGAGCGCCTCCTCTCGGTGCTCGAGTCGGCGGTCGTCGATCCGGCCGACCCCGACGCCACCGAGGAGGCCCTGTCGGTGCTGAACACGGCCATCGTCGACCCGGCGGGCGCGTCGGCGACCGAGACCGACGGCGTCCTCTCGGTACTGGAATCGGCGATGACGGATCCGACCGTCGCCCAGGAGGGAGTCGAGGAGGCGTTCACGATGTTCGACGCCGCGCTCGCGACGCTGACCGACCCGTCGGACGACTCCGAGGAGGTGCTCTCGACGCTGGACTCGACGGTCACGAGCCTGCTGGACCCGTCGGTCGACACCGACGAACTGGTGACCTCGCTCGACGACGCCGTCGCCGACATGGCGGACCCGGCGACCGACTCGGGGGACGCGCTCGCGTCGGTCGATTCGGTCATGTCTCACCTGCTCGCCCCGGACGGGGCGGACGAGGACAAGTTCTCGCCGCCGGACCTCGACGGGGACGACCACCCGGCGCTCTCGACGGCCGGCGACCTCGACGACTCGTTCCGGGTCGCCCGGATCGGGGCGGCCGCGCTCCAGCGATCGTCGGGCTACTCCGTCCGGTCGGGCGTGCGGACCGGCCCGCGGCTGGTTCGGGCCGCGGCCACCTCGGAGTCGATGGTCGACATGGTCGAGGAAGTGCGGTCGATCACGCTCGACGAACTGGATCGCCTCGGCGTCGACACGCCCGTCGAGAACGACGAGACGGACGTGGAGCGGACGACCACGTCGCTCCCGGCCGACAAAGACCGACTCCAGCGCCGCGGGGCGCGCCTGATGGAGGCTTCGGCCGACGTGGACTACGTCGAGGAAGTCCACCCGGCCTACGCGTCGATCCTCGACCAGATCGCGCCGGACGAGGTGCGCATCCTCCGACTCCTCGCTACCGAAGGTCGCCAGCCCTCGATGGACGTGCGGGACGTGGGGTGGGTGCCGATCAGTTCGGAACTCGTGGCGGCCGGGATGACGATGATCGGCAACGAGGCGGGCTGTCAGCACCTCGACCGGGTCCACGCCTACCTGAACAACCTCAAGCGACTGGGCCTGATCTGGTTCTCGGACGAACCGGTCGAGGACCTCAACGAGTACCAGATACTGCAGGCCCAGCCCGACGTCCAGGAGGCCATCGAGGAGGCCAAACGCGCCAAACTGATCCGGCGGAGCATCCACCTGACACCGTTCGGCGTCGACTTCTGTCGGGAAGTGCTCCCCATCGAGGTCGTCGTCGAAACGGCCGCCGGCGTCTACGAGACGCCCGAAGCGCCCGCGTCACGCGAGGTGCCCGACCGGCCGGCGATGCCCGAGGACGCGACACGCGAGACACTCGACGCTGGCGACCCCTCCGACCGGGAGTGA
- a CDS encoding DUF445 domain-containing protein encodes MIPALDSVLASLPPLQWNLILIPPITGIIGYITNWVGIRLLFYPLEFRGVRVPGLKQLAPMLPMKIQQIPGILEGKVGWQGIIPSRSAKMGSVAYDSSIAKIANQKEFYERLDPDRIAQHMVAQSRENVHTYIDDLLSKKEPVMWNSIPDGVQQFIHTQVEQELPAVTERIMQTTAEHIDEVLSLKLMVIDYLDNHPELLNRMFLEVGEEELSFLVNSGFYFGTLLGVFSIPLYLFFDGAWWVLPMSGVFVGYFTNYIAIKAIFNPQEPIEIGPFTLQGLFIQRQEEVAERYGQIVAEEIITVENVAQNLLYGKRSDRTRRLIEEAIRPTLDEALGMAAPVVRVATGDRRYEEIRDALATEGVEYTLEPLKDEEFNRERAVPVKELIASRMQELPPQDFTMTLRSAFKEDEWLLIGIGAALGFVAGWVQLLVVTTV; translated from the coding sequence ATGATCCCCGCGCTCGACTCCGTGCTGGCGTCGCTCCCACCGCTCCAGTGGAATCTGATACTGATCCCACCGATCACCGGCATCATCGGCTACATCACCAACTGGGTCGGGATCCGACTGCTCTTCTACCCACTGGAGTTCCGCGGGGTCAGAGTCCCCGGGCTGAAGCAACTGGCCCCGATGCTCCCGATGAAGATCCAGCAGATCCCGGGTATCCTGGAGGGGAAGGTCGGCTGGCAGGGGATCATCCCATCGCGGTCGGCGAAGATGGGCAGCGTCGCGTACGACTCCTCCATCGCGAAGATCGCCAACCAGAAGGAGTTTTACGAACGGCTCGATCCCGACCGGATCGCCCAGCACATGGTCGCCCAGTCGCGTGAGAACGTGCACACGTACATCGACGACCTGCTCTCGAAGAAGGAGCCGGTCATGTGGAACAGCATCCCCGACGGGGTTCAGCAGTTCATTCACACCCAGGTCGAACAGGAACTGCCGGCGGTGACCGAGCGGATCATGCAGACCACCGCCGAGCACATCGACGAGGTGTTGAGCCTCAAGCTGATGGTCATCGACTACCTCGACAACCATCCCGAACTCCTCAACCGGATGTTTCTGGAGGTCGGCGAAGAGGAGCTATCTTTCCTCGTCAACTCCGGGTTTTACTTCGGAACCCTGCTTGGCGTGTTTTCGATCCCGCTGTACCTGTTTTTCGACGGGGCCTGGTGGGTGCTCCCGATGTCGGGCGTGTTCGTGGGGTATTTCACCAACTACATCGCGATCAAGGCGATCTTCAACCCCCAGGAGCCGATCGAGATCGGCCCGTTCACTCTCCAGGGACTCTTTATCCAGCGTCAGGAGGAGGTCGCCGAACGGTACGGTCAGATCGTCGCCGAAGAGATCATCACCGTCGAGAACGTCGCGCAGAACCTGCTGTACGGGAAGCGATCCGACCGGACGCGGCGGCTGATCGAGGAGGCGATTCGCCCCACGCTGGACGAGGCGCTGGGGATGGCCGCACCGGTCGTCCGCGTCGCGACCGGTGACAGGCGCTACGAGGAGATCCGCGACGCGCTGGCGACGGAGGGGGTCGAGTACACCCTCGAACCGCTCAAAGACGAGGAGTTCAACCGCGAGCGGGCGGTGCCGGTCAAGGAACTGATCGCGAGCCGAATGCAGGAGTTACCCCCACAAGACTTTACCATGACGCTGCGTTCTGCTTTCAAGGAAGACGAGTGGCTGCTCATCGGTATCGGGGCGGCCCTCGGGTTCGTCGCAGGGTGGGTTCAGCTGCTGGTGGTGACCACAGTATGA
- a CDS encoding metallophosphoesterase family protein — translation MEVAIVSDTHVPSRIARIPDWVRDELRAADHVVHAGDFDSADALATVEDLASDLTAVSGNTDVNLGLPTVETVTLEGVEFVVTHGTGSPVGYEDRVAETVREHAGSGPTVGVAGHTHRVLDTTVDGLRLLNPGSATGAPPATTVTMLTVTVEDGDLTVSVHERDR, via the coding sequence ATGGAGGTCGCCATCGTCAGCGACACGCACGTCCCCTCCCGGATCGCTCGGATCCCCGACTGGGTCCGCGACGAACTGCGCGCGGCGGATCACGTCGTCCACGCCGGTGACTTCGACTCCGCGGACGCGCTCGCGACCGTCGAGGACCTCGCGAGCGACCTGACGGCTGTCTCGGGGAACACAGACGTGAATCTCGGCTTACCCACCGTCGAGACCGTGACGCTGGAGGGCGTCGAGTTCGTCGTCACCCACGGCACCGGGAGTCCGGTCGGATACGAGGACCGCGTCGCCGAGACCGTCCGCGAACACGCCGGTTCCGGGCCGACCGTCGGTGTCGCCGGCCACACCCACAGAGTACTGGACACGACTGTCGACGGCCTCAGGCTGCTCAATCCCGGGAGCGCGACCGGCGCACCGCCTGCGACGACGGTCACGATGCTGACTGTCACTGTCGAGGACGGCGACCTCACCGTTTCGGTTCACGAACGCGACCGGTGA
- a CDS encoding NUDIX domain-containing protein produces MDETPVVTCFLRNRGDVLLLSRSEAVGSYTGRWGGVAGHVAREDEPATDPDSTPDAAARREIDEETGLADAVTLVRRGDPFPVEDADLDRRWLVHPYLFDCTSRDVTLDDETTDCEWVPPTEILRRRTVPQLWTSYDRVRPTVDTVADDRDHGSAYLSVRALEVLRDDAALATERDAGDWGSLADRARDLLAARPSMTVVRNRVNRVLHDADERTPSAVEGSAHEGIEAALAADDTAADRAAERVAGEALVTLSRSGTVEGTLSSADPERLLVAESRPGGEGVGVAERRAEAGDDVTLAPDAALPWLLAEGDYDAALVGADTVLADGRVVNKVGTRALALAAEREHVPLYVVAARDKISPGTDLHLEPADPATVYDGDADLSVAAPLFDVTPPELVTGLLTEDGPLDPAEIGSVADDHRELADWNAKA; encoded by the coding sequence ATGGACGAGACGCCGGTCGTCACCTGCTTCCTGCGCAACCGGGGGGACGTGCTCCTCCTCAGCCGGAGCGAGGCCGTCGGCTCCTACACCGGCCGGTGGGGCGGCGTCGCCGGACACGTCGCCCGCGAGGACGAACCCGCGACCGATCCCGACTCCACGCCAGACGCGGCCGCCCGCCGCGAGATCGACGAGGAGACCGGCCTCGCCGACGCCGTCACGCTCGTCCGCCGCGGCGACCCGTTCCCCGTCGAGGACGCGGATCTCGATCGGCGCTGGCTGGTTCACCCGTACCTCTTCGACTGCACGTCGCGTGACGTGACCCTCGACGACGAGACGACCGACTGTGAGTGGGTCCCGCCGACCGAGATCTTGCGCCGCCGGACGGTGCCGCAACTCTGGACTTCCTACGACCGGGTGCGCCCGACCGTCGACACCGTCGCAGACGACCGCGACCACGGATCGGCGTACCTCTCCGTGCGCGCGCTGGAAGTCCTCCGCGACGACGCCGCCCTCGCCACAGAGCGCGACGCCGGCGACTGGGGCTCCCTCGCGGATCGCGCCCGCGACCTGCTGGCCGCCCGGCCCTCGATGACCGTCGTTCGCAACCGCGTCAACCGGGTGCTGCACGACGCCGACGAGCGAACGCCGTCCGCAGTCGAAGGATCTGCCCACGAGGGAATCGAAGCGGCGCTCGCCGCCGACGACACCGCTGCCGACCGCGCCGCCGAGCGGGTGGCGGGCGAGGCCCTCGTCACGCTCTCGCGGTCGGGGACCGTCGAGGGCACGCTGTCCTCGGCCGATCCCGAGCGCCTGCTGGTCGCCGAATCCCGGCCCGGTGGGGAGGGCGTCGGCGTCGCAGAGCGCCGGGCCGAGGCCGGCGACGACGTGACACTTGCCCCGGACGCGGCGCTCCCCTGGCTCCTGGCCGAGGGGGATTACGACGCCGCGCTGGTCGGTGCCGACACAGTCCTCGCGGACGGGCGCGTGGTCAACAAAGTCGGAACGCGCGCGCTCGCGCTCGCCGCCGAACGCGAACACGTACCCCTGTACGTCGTCGCGGCTCGGGACAAGATCAGTCCGGGAACCGACCTCCACCTCGAACCGGCCGATCCGGCGACGGTCTACGACGGCGACGCCGACCTGTCTGTCGCGGCCCCGCTGTTCGACGTGACGCCGCCGGAGCTGGTAACCGGCCTCCTCACCGAGGACGGCCCACTCGACCCTGCCGAGATCGGGTCGGTCGCCGACGACCACCGCGAGCTGGCCGACTGGAACGCAAAGGCTTAG